A genomic region of Bradyrhizobium sp. ORS 278 contains the following coding sequences:
- a CDS encoding DEAD/DEAH box helicase: MTSFQDFNLADALTRALKEENYTTPTPIQAQTIPLALQGRDVIGIAQTGTGKTASFALPILHRLLENRIKPQPKTARVLVLSPTRELSGQILDSFNTYGRHIRLSSTLAIGGVPMGRQVRAVMPGVDVLVATPGRLLDLVQGNALKLSHVEFLVLDEADRMLDMGFINDIRKIVAKLPIKRQTLFFSATMPKDIAELADSMLRDPARVAVTPVSSTVERIAQRVIQVDHSAKPSLLAQLLKNEPVNRALVFTRTKHGADKVVKGLEKAGIPAQAIHGNKSQNHRERTLAAFRTGEIRTLVATDIAARGIDVDGVSHVVNFDLPNVPETYVHRIGRTARAGADGVAISLVAGADEMSYLRDIERLTKTTLPREDRRTPGQRDAAPAGQHQRQNGHGGGRPGMQNARSNEGGNAAKGPRRRRRSNAKMPPLPGNRQEPQRPPQGGGKAGSIQGVAFLHREGRPKNHAHNRNQRPN; the protein is encoded by the coding sequence TTGACCTCTTTTCAGGACTTCAACCTCGCGGACGCGCTGACGCGCGCGCTGAAGGAAGAAAATTACACCACGCCGACCCCGATTCAGGCCCAGACCATTCCGCTCGCGCTCCAGGGCCGTGACGTGATCGGCATCGCGCAGACCGGAACCGGCAAGACCGCCTCGTTCGCGCTGCCGATCCTGCATCGCCTGCTCGAGAACCGCATCAAGCCGCAGCCGAAGACCGCACGCGTGCTTGTGCTGAGCCCGACCCGCGAGCTCTCCGGCCAGATCCTGGACAGCTTCAACACCTATGGCCGCCACATCCGCCTGAGCTCGACGCTCGCGATAGGCGGCGTCCCCATGGGCCGGCAGGTCCGCGCGGTGATGCCGGGCGTCGATGTGCTGGTCGCGACCCCGGGCCGCCTGCTCGACCTGGTTCAGGGCAACGCTCTGAAACTGTCGCACGTCGAATTCCTGGTGCTCGATGAAGCCGACCGCATGCTCGATATGGGCTTCATCAACGACATCCGGAAGATCGTCGCCAAGCTGCCGATCAAGCGGCAGACGCTGTTCTTCTCGGCCACCATGCCGAAGGACATCGCCGAGCTCGCCGACTCGATGCTGCGCGATCCGGCCCGCGTCGCTGTGACCCCCGTCTCCTCCACCGTCGAGCGCATCGCTCAGCGCGTGATCCAGGTCGATCACTCCGCCAAGCCGAGCCTGCTGGCCCAGCTCCTCAAGAACGAGCCGGTCAACCGCGCCCTGGTGTTCACCCGCACCAAGCACGGCGCCGACAAGGTCGTGAAGGGCCTGGAGAAGGCCGGCATCCCGGCCCAGGCCATTCATGGCAACAAGTCGCAGAACCATCGCGAGCGCACCCTGGCGGCATTCCGCACCGGCGAGATCCGCACCCTGGTGGCGACCGACATCGCCGCGCGCGGCATCGACGTCGACGGCGTCAGCCATGTGGTCAACTTCGACCTGCCGAACGTGCCCGAAACCTACGTCCACCGCATCGGCCGCACCGCGCGCGCCGGGGCCGATGGCGTGGCCATCTCGCTGGTCGCGGGCGCCGACGAGATGTCGTATCTGCGCGACATCGAGCGGCTGACCAAGACCACGCTGCCGCGCGAAGATCGTCGCACCCCCGGCCAGCGCGACGCCGCTCCGGCCGGCCAGCACCAGCGCCAAAACGGCCACGGCGGCGGCCGTCCTGGCATGCAGAATGCGCGGAGCAACGAGGGCGGGAACGCAGCAAAAGGGCCTCGCCGCCGTCGTCGTTCCAATGCTAAGATGCCGCCTCTGCCAGGCAATCGTCAGGAGCCCCAGCGTCCGCCGCAAGGCGGCGGCAAGGCCGGGTCGATTCAAGGCGTTGCATTCCTGCATCGCGAGGGCAGACCCAAAAACCACGCTCATAACCGCAACCAACGGCCAAACTAG
- the infA gene encoding translation initiation factor IF-1: protein MAKEELIQFEGLVTEILPDARYRVQLDAGHEIVAYTAGKMKKNRIKTLAGDRVTVEMSPYDLEKGRLIFRHKDERPSTPGGPPRGAAQRGGQFRRR from the coding sequence ATGGCTAAGGAAGAGCTGATCCAGTTCGAAGGGCTGGTCACCGAGATCCTTCCCGACGCGCGATACCGGGTTCAACTTGACGCGGGGCACGAGATCGTCGCCTACACCGCCGGCAAGATGAAAAAGAATCGCATCAAAACGCTCGCGGGTGACCGCGTGACCGTCGAAATGTCGCCCTACGATCTGGAAAAGGGCCGGCTGATCTTCCGCCACAAGGACGAGCGGCCGAGCACGCCGGGCGGCCCTCCGCGCGGCGCGGCGCAGCGTGGCGGCCAGTTCCGCCGGCGCTGA
- a CDS encoding cold-shock protein produces the protein MSMGTVKWFNATKGYGFIQPDDGGNDVFVHISAVERAGLGTLREGQKISYEIVADRRSGKSSADNLRAAN, from the coding sequence GTGAGCATGGGAACCGTGAAGTGGTTTAACGCAACCAAGGGCTATGGCTTCATTCAGCCGGATGACGGCGGCAACGACGTGTTCGTGCACATCAGCGCCGTCGAGCGCGCCGGTCTCGGCACGCTGCGCGAAGGCCAGAAGATCTCCTACGAGATCGTGGCTGACCGCCGTTCGGGCAAGTCGTCGGCCGACAATCTCCGCGCAGCCAACTAA
- a CDS encoding pilus assembly protein N-terminal domain-containing protein yields MLLCPAAASADPDPAIAVNVDQAKLVKLPDRVATLVVGNPMIADVTLQSGGIIVVTGKSYGATNFIAMDRGGQVLIDRQIQVAGPTDRLVTVYRGVDRETYSCMPICQRRVTLGDGDSYFKSVLDQAGTMSSQAAGNAASAPKTN; encoded by the coding sequence ATGCTGCTGTGTCCGGCCGCGGCATCTGCGGATCCCGATCCGGCCATTGCGGTCAACGTCGACCAGGCCAAGCTGGTCAAGCTGCCCGATCGTGTCGCCACCCTCGTGGTCGGCAATCCGATGATTGCCGATGTGACTTTGCAGAGCGGCGGCATCATCGTCGTGACCGGCAAGAGCTACGGCGCCACCAATTTCATCGCGATGGACCGCGGCGGTCAGGTGCTGATCGATCGCCAGATCCAGGTCGCCGGACCGACCGACCGGCTAGTCACCGTGTATCGCGGCGTCGATCGAGAGACCTACAGCTGCATGCCGATTTGCCAGCGCCGCGTCACCCTCGGTGACGGAGACAGCTACTTCAAGTCGGTGCTCGACCAGGCCGGGACGATGTCGAGCCAGGCCGCCGGAAATGCGGCGTCTGCCCCGAAGACCAACTGA
- a CDS encoding urease accessory protein UreD: protein MRADPASAAADIFEANRARGAVRFDLRLQDGVTRRHHLHESGSLRVRFPSPEDDGLSAMFVNTAGGIAGGDRFAIEVAAGEGSRVTLSSAAAEKVYRAPGTPAELAIALRAADSAHISWLPQETILFDRARIHRRMDIDLAETASLLLCEIVVFGRTAMGERMREGEFVDRWRLRRGGKLVFAETVRLDGDIGDKLAQPAIANGATAIGTALIVPGDGALVERIRESLPASRGEAGLSAWNGFAMARFCAQDAASLRADMMAVLGCASAVPLPRLWLN from the coding sequence ATGCGGGCCGATCCCGCCAGCGCCGCCGCCGATATTTTCGAGGCCAATCGCGCCCGCGGCGCGGTGCGCTTCGACCTGCGGCTGCAGGACGGCGTGACTCGGCGCCATCATCTGCACGAGTCGGGCTCGCTGCGCGTGCGCTTTCCCTCGCCGGAGGATGACGGTCTCTCGGCGATGTTCGTCAACACGGCCGGCGGCATTGCGGGCGGTGACCGTTTCGCCATTGAGGTTGCAGCCGGCGAAGGCAGCCGCGTGACGTTATCCAGCGCTGCCGCCGAGAAGGTCTACCGCGCGCCGGGCACGCCGGCCGAGCTGGCCATTGCGCTGAGGGCCGCCGACAGCGCGCACATCTCCTGGCTGCCCCAGGAGACCATTCTGTTCGATCGCGCCCGCATTCACCGCCGCATGGACATCGATCTTGCTGAAACTGCCTCGCTGCTGCTGTGCGAGATCGTCGTGTTCGGCCGCACCGCGATGGGCGAGCGCATGCGTGAGGGCGAGTTCGTCGACCGCTGGCGGCTGCGGCGTGGCGGCAAGCTCGTATTCGCCGAGACCGTGCGGCTCGACGGCGACATCGGTGACAAGCTGGCACAGCCGGCGATCGCCAATGGCGCGACCGCGATCGGCACCGCGCTGATCGTGCCCGGCGACGGCGCGCTGGTCGAGCGCATCCGAGAGAGCCTGCCGGCCTCCCGTGGGGAGGCCGGGCTGTCCGCCTGGAATGGATTTGCAATGGCGCGTTTCTGTGCCCAAGATGCCGCGAGCCTGCGCGCCGACATGATGGCCGTGCTCGGCTGCGCCTCCGCCGTGCCGCTGCCGCGGCTGTGGCTCAATTAG
- the urtE gene encoding urea ABC transporter ATP-binding subunit UrtE, producing the protein MLDVKDINLYYGAAQALRGVSIAAEPGKVTCVLGRNGVGKTSLLRALVGQYPLASGSITFDGADITHLKPYERARKGIGFVPQGREIFPLLTVEENLKTGFGPLKRADRSIPDDVFSLFPVLQSMLGRRGGDLSGGQQQQLAIGRAMVMRPKLLLLDEPTEGIQPSIIKDIGRAISYLRNLGSIAIVLVEQYLDFACELGDNFAVMDRGAVKFTCTRANLDQAEISRQMAL; encoded by the coding sequence ATGTTGGACGTCAAGGACATCAACCTCTATTACGGCGCCGCCCAGGCGCTGCGCGGCGTCTCGATCGCGGCGGAGCCTGGCAAGGTCACCTGCGTGCTCGGCCGCAATGGCGTCGGCAAGACCTCGCTGCTGCGGGCCCTGGTCGGGCAGTATCCGCTGGCGTCGGGCAGCATCACCTTCGACGGCGCCGATATCACGCATCTCAAGCCTTACGAGCGGGCGCGCAAGGGCATCGGCTTCGTGCCGCAGGGGCGCGAGATCTTCCCGCTGTTGACGGTCGAGGAGAATCTCAAGACCGGCTTCGGCCCTCTCAAGCGCGCCGATCGCAGCATCCCCGACGACGTGTTCTCGCTGTTCCCGGTGCTGCAGTCGATGCTCGGCCGCCGCGGCGGCGACCTCTCCGGCGGCCAGCAGCAGCAGCTCGCGATCGGCCGGGCCATGGTGATGCGGCCGAAGTTGCTGCTGCTGGACGAGCCGACGGAGGGCATCCAGCCGTCGATCATCAAGGACATCGGCCGGGCCATTTCGTATCTGCGCAATCTCGGCAGCATCGCCATCGTCCTGGTCGAGCAGTATCTCGACTTTGCCTGCGAACTCGGCGACAACTTCGCGGTGATGGATCGCGGCGCGGTGAAGTTCACCTGCACGCGCGCCAATCTCGACCAGGCCGAGATCAGCCGCCAGATGGCGCTGTGA
- the urtD gene encoding urea ABC transporter ATP-binding protein UrtD yields MNVMDTRATSSLLYLDGVHVSFDGFHAINNLSLTLEPGEMRAIIGPNGAGKTTMMDIITGKTKPDEGTVLFDGKTDLTRLDETRIAELGIGRKFQKPTVFESQSVEDNLLLALNVDHSVKGTLFWRGSKGEAEQIDKVLETVRLKDVRRKLAGSLSHGQKQWLEIGMLLAQDPKLLLVDEPVAGMTDVETHQTAELLKEINRDHTVMVVEHDMTFVRELGVKVTCLHEGTVLAEGTIDQVSSNDRVIEVYLGR; encoded by the coding sequence GTGAACGTGATGGACACCCGCGCGACCTCGTCGCTGCTCTATCTCGATGGCGTGCACGTCTCCTTCGACGGTTTCCATGCCATCAACAATCTCTCGCTGACGCTCGAGCCCGGCGAGATGCGCGCCATTATCGGCCCGAACGGCGCCGGCAAGACCACGATGATGGACATCATCACCGGCAAGACCAAGCCCGACGAGGGCACGGTCCTGTTCGACGGCAAGACGGATCTCACCCGGCTGGACGAGACCCGCATCGCCGAGCTCGGCATCGGCCGCAAGTTCCAGAAGCCGACGGTGTTCGAGAGCCAGTCGGTCGAGGACAATCTGCTGCTCGCGCTCAACGTCGATCACAGCGTCAAGGGCACGCTGTTCTGGCGCGGCTCGAAGGGCGAGGCGGAGCAGATCGACAAGGTGCTCGAGACCGTGCGGCTGAAGGATGTCCGGCGCAAGCTCGCCGGCAGCCTGTCGCATGGCCAGAAGCAGTGGCTGGAGATCGGCATGCTGCTGGCCCAGGATCCGAAGCTCTTGCTGGTCGACGAGCCGGTCGCGGGCATGACCGATGTCGAGACGCACCAGACCGCCGAACTGCTCAAGGAGATCAATCGGGATCATACCGTCATGGTCGTCGAGCACGACATGACGTTCGTGCGCGAGCTCGGCGTCAAGGTCACCTGCCTGCACGAAGGCACGGTGCTGGCCGAGGGCACCATCGACCAGGTGTCGTCGAACGATCGTGTGATCGAAGTGTATCTGGGGCGCTAA
- a CDS encoding TadE/TadG family type IV pilus assembly protein produces the protein MQASVPATASIRRLLRRFRRNRRASAALEFALVAPIFFALLFAILETALMFFAGQVLETITQDSARMILTGQAQQGSYSQSQFASYVCNQIPAALFDCNKIYIDVKSYSSFSNVTIASQIDASGNFINNMSYSPGAAGDIVVVRVFYQWPIFVTGLGYNIANLSGSKRLLVGTAAFKNEPYS, from the coding sequence ATGCAAGCCTCTGTCCCCGCGACCGCTTCGATCCGCAGGCTGCTGCGACGCTTCCGACGCAATCGACGCGCGTCGGCCGCGCTGGAGTTCGCGCTGGTTGCGCCGATCTTCTTTGCGCTCTTGTTCGCGATCCTCGAAACCGCGCTGATGTTCTTTGCCGGTCAGGTGCTCGAGACGATCACCCAGGACTCGGCACGCATGATCCTGACAGGGCAGGCGCAACAGGGCTCGTACTCGCAGTCGCAGTTCGCGAGCTATGTCTGCAATCAGATTCCGGCGGCGTTGTTCGACTGCAACAAGATCTACATCGACGTGAAGAGCTATTCGTCGTTCTCCAACGTGACGATCGCCAGCCAGATCGACGCCAGCGGCAACTTCATCAACAACATGAGCTACAGCCCGGGGGCGGCGGGAGACATTGTCGTCGTCAGAGTGTTCTATCAGTGGCCGATCTTCGTGACCGGACTCGGCTACAACATCGCAAACCTGTCGGGCAGCAAGCGGCTGCTGGTGGGAACGGCTGCATTCAAGAACGAGCCGTACTCATAA
- a CDS encoding urease subunit gamma has protein sequence MNLSPREKDKLLISMAAIVARRRLERGVKLNHPEAVAIISDFILEGARDGRTVAELMQSGAQVLTRDQVMPGIPEMIHDIQVEATFPDGTKLVTVHEPIR, from the coding sequence ATGAACCTGTCTCCCCGCGAAAAGGACAAGCTCCTGATCTCGATGGCCGCCATCGTGGCCCGCCGCAGGCTCGAGCGCGGCGTGAAGCTTAACCATCCCGAGGCGGTCGCCATCATCTCCGACTTCATCCTGGAAGGCGCGCGGGATGGCCGCACCGTGGCCGAACTGATGCAGTCAGGCGCCCAGGTTCTGACCCGCGATCAGGTGATGCCCGGCATCCCCGAGATGATCCACGACATCCAGGTCGAGGCGACGTTCCCGGACGGCACCAAGCTCGTCACGGTGCACGAGCCGATCCGGTGA
- the urtC gene encoding urea ABC transporter permease subunit UrtC, whose amino-acid sequence MMPHLLTRSLDRGASIFLLIVAACGILIPLSNLLLPAGSALQVPTYLVALWGKYVCYAILALSIDLIWGYCGILSLGHGAFFALGGYAMGMYLMRQIGTRGVYGNPILPDFMVFLNYSKLPWYWHGFDMFWFAALMVLLVPGLLAFCFGWLAFRSRVTGVYLSIITQAMTYALLLAFFRNDFGFGGNNGLTDFKDILGFNVQADGTRAALFALSCLALILAFLICRAVVSSKLGKVLIAIRDAESRTRFLGYRVESYKLFVFTLSACMAGVAGALYVPQVGIINPSEFAPGNSIEAVIWVAVGGRGTLVGAALGAVVVNYAKTFFTSGVLAPYWLFMLGALFVMVTLLLPKGILGTFNAWWDQLGTKTPNADSAAREDGVTEPKMAE is encoded by the coding sequence ATGATGCCGCATCTGCTGACCCGCTCGCTCGACCGCGGCGCGTCGATCTTTCTCCTGATCGTCGCCGCCTGCGGCATCCTGATCCCGCTGTCCAACCTGCTGCTGCCGGCGGGTTCGGCGCTGCAGGTGCCGACCTATCTGGTCGCGCTGTGGGGCAAATATGTCTGCTACGCCATCCTGGCGCTCTCGATCGATCTGATCTGGGGCTATTGCGGCATTCTCTCGCTCGGTCATGGCGCCTTTTTCGCGCTCGGCGGCTACGCCATGGGCATGTATCTGATGCGCCAGATCGGCACCCGCGGCGTCTACGGCAACCCGATCCTGCCGGACTTCATGGTGTTCCTGAACTACTCCAAGCTGCCCTGGTACTGGCACGGCTTCGACATGTTCTGGTTCGCCGCGCTGATGGTGCTGTTGGTGCCCGGCCTGCTCGCCTTCTGCTTCGGCTGGCTCGCCTTCCGCTCCCGCGTCACCGGCGTCTATCTCTCGATCATCACCCAGGCGATGACCTACGCGCTGCTGCTCGCGTTCTTCCGCAACGATTTCGGCTTCGGCGGCAACAACGGCCTGACCGACTTCAAGGACATCCTCGGCTTCAACGTCCAGGCGGACGGCACCCGCGCGGCCCTGTTCGCGCTCAGCTGCCTCGCGTTGATCCTCGCCTTCCTGATCTGCCGTGCAGTGGTGTCGTCGAAGCTCGGCAAGGTGCTGATCGCGATCCGCGACGCCGAATCGCGCACGCGCTTCCTCGGCTACCGGGTGGAGTCCTACAAGCTGTTCGTCTTCACGCTGTCGGCCTGCATGGCCGGCGTCGCCGGCGCGCTCTATGTGCCGCAGGTCGGCATCATCAACCCATCCGAGTTTGCGCCGGGCAATTCGATCGAGGCGGTGATCTGGGTTGCGGTCGGAGGCCGCGGCACGCTGGTCGGGGCGGCGCTCGGTGCCGTCGTGGTCAACTACGCCAAGACGTTCTTCACCTCGGGCGTGCTGGCGCCTTACTGGCTGTTCATGCTCGGCGCGCTGTTCGTCATGGTCACCTTGCTGCTGCCGAAGGGCATTCTCGGCACGTTCAATGCGTGGTGGGACCAGCTCGGCACCAAGACGCCGAACGCCGACAGCGCCGCCCGCGAGGACGGCGTCACCGAACCCAAGATGGCGGAGTGA
- the urtA gene encoding urea ABC transporter substrate-binding protein: MLTRLTQELTAPFSRRRWLAAAAGLALGAAGFGPAMAADDTIKVGVLHSLSGTMAISETTLKDTILFLIDEQNKKGGVLGKKLEAVVVDPASNWPLFAEKARELITKDKVSVVFGCWTSVSRKSVLPVFKELNSILFYPVQYEGEESERNVFYTGAAPNQQAIPAVDYLMKEEKVKRWVLAGTDYVYPRTTNKILEAYLKSKGVAQEDIMINYTPFGHSDWQTIVADIKKFGSAGKKTAVVSTINGDANVPFYKELGNQGIKAKDIPVVAFSVGEEELAGIDTKPLVGHLAAWNYFESIKTPANEKFIKEWQAYTKNPKRVTNDPMEAHVIGFNMWVKAVEKVKSTDPDKVIDALPGTEAPNLTGGVSKMLPNHHITKPVFIGEIKGDGQFSVVYKTKDLVPGDAWSKELEGSKDLIGDWVGKKCGNYNVKTNKCLGSGT; the protein is encoded by the coding sequence ATGCTTACTCGACTCACTCAGGAATTAACGGCGCCGTTCAGCCGCCGTCGCTGGCTGGCTGCAGCTGCCGGCCTGGCACTTGGCGCAGCCGGCTTTGGCCCGGCGATGGCCGCTGACGACACCATCAAGGTCGGCGTCCTGCATTCTCTGTCCGGCACCATGGCCATCAGCGAAACCACGCTGAAGGACACGATCCTGTTCCTGATCGACGAACAGAACAAGAAGGGCGGCGTGCTCGGCAAGAAGCTCGAGGCCGTCGTCGTCGACCCCGCCTCGAACTGGCCGCTGTTCGCCGAAAAGGCGCGTGAGCTGATCACCAAGGACAAGGTCTCGGTCGTGTTCGGCTGCTGGACCTCGGTGTCGCGCAAGTCGGTGCTGCCGGTGTTCAAGGAGCTCAACAGCATCCTGTTCTACCCGGTCCAGTACGAGGGCGAAGAGAGCGAGCGCAACGTGTTCTACACCGGCGCGGCGCCGAACCAGCAGGCGATCCCGGCGGTCGACTACCTGATGAAGGAAGAGAAGGTGAAGCGCTGGGTGCTGGCCGGCACCGACTACGTCTATCCGCGGACCACCAACAAGATCCTGGAAGCCTACCTGAAGTCGAAGGGCGTGGCTCAGGAAGACATCATGATCAACTACACGCCGTTCGGTCACTCCGACTGGCAGACGATCGTCGCCGACATCAAGAAGTTCGGCTCGGCCGGCAAGAAGACTGCCGTGGTCTCGACCATCAACGGCGACGCCAACGTTCCGTTCTACAAGGAGCTCGGCAACCAGGGCATCAAGGCCAAGGACATCCCGGTGGTCGCGTTCTCGGTGGGTGAGGAAGAGCTCGCCGGCATCGACACCAAGCCGCTGGTCGGCCATCTCGCCGCCTGGAACTACTTCGAGTCGATCAAGACCCCGGCCAACGAGAAGTTCATCAAGGAGTGGCAGGCCTACACCAAGAATCCGAAGCGCGTGACCAACGACCCGATGGAAGCCCACGTGATCGGCTTCAACATGTGGGTGAAGGCGGTCGAGAAGGTGAAGTCGACCGATCCGGATAAGGTCATCGACGCTCTCCCGGGCACCGAGGCGCCGAACCTGACCGGCGGCGTGTCGAAGATGCTGCCGAACCACCACATCACCAAGCCGGTGTTCATCGGCGAGATCAAGGGCGATGGCCAGTTCAGCGTCGTCTACAAGACCAAGGATCTCGTGCCGGGCGACGCCTGGTCGAAGGAGCTCGAGGGCTCCAAGGACCTGATCGGCGACTGGGTCGGCAAGAAGTGCGGCAACTACAACGTCAAGACCAACAAGTGCCTGGGCTCGGGCACCTGA
- the urtB gene encoding urea ABC transporter permease subunit UrtB has protein sequence MIVATAPAFAASFEESVAKFANDDFSDTDDAVGEIAVSGNPLAYPIISALQDERLMFDAETKKVYVKQTDGKIIDAATGAAVDKLPDNAAAVSLNNRLRRTVDAALGGLTLLSPDTNTRLTAAKSVFKSHDEATLSTVESALAKETNRTVKQALAEARAAILLFKSDASEVDKLDAVATIRSRGDQEALALLTEISGGDQPANVARAAASAISSIQGSLAIWSGVQNAWYGLSLGSVLLLAAIGLAITFGVMGVINMAHGEMVMLGAYTTFVVQEVIRTRYPALFDYSLLIAAPLAFLVAGAIGVLIERTIIRFLYGRPLETLLATWGLSLILQQAVRSAFGPTNREVGNPSWMSGAFELGQITITYNRLWILCFTMAVFAILLAMLRYTALGLEMRAVTQNRRMAASMGIATSRVDALTFGLGSGIAGIAGVALSQIDNVSPNLGQSYIIDSFMVVVFGGVGNLWGTLVGAFTLGIANKFLEPVAGAVLGKIAILVLIILFIQKRPRGLFALKGRAVEA, from the coding sequence TTGATCGTCGCGACCGCTCCGGCGTTTGCCGCCAGCTTCGAAGAGTCGGTCGCCAAATTCGCAAATGACGATTTCTCCGACACCGACGATGCGGTGGGCGAGATCGCCGTGTCCGGCAATCCGCTGGCCTATCCGATCATCAGCGCGCTGCAGGACGAGCGGCTGATGTTCGATGCCGAGACCAAGAAGGTCTATGTCAAGCAGACCGACGGCAAGATCATCGATGCCGCGACCGGCGCGGCCGTCGACAAGCTGCCCGACAATGCCGCGGCGGTGAGCCTCAACAACCGCCTGCGCCGCACCGTGGACGCCGCGCTCGGCGGCCTGACGCTGCTGTCGCCGGACACCAATACGCGCCTGACCGCTGCGAAATCGGTGTTCAAGTCGCATGACGAGGCGACGCTGTCGACCGTAGAGTCGGCGCTCGCCAAGGAGACCAACCGCACGGTCAAGCAGGCGCTGGCCGAGGCGCGTGCCGCGATCCTGCTGTTCAAGTCCGACGCCAGCGAGGTCGACAAGCTCGACGCCGTCGCCACCATCAGGTCGCGCGGCGACCAGGAGGCGCTGGCGCTGCTGACCGAGATCAGCGGCGGCGACCAGCCCGCCAACGTCGCCAGGGCGGCGGCGAGCGCGATCTCATCGATCCAGGGCTCGCTTGCTATCTGGTCCGGCGTGCAGAACGCCTGGTACGGCCTGTCGCTCGGCTCGGTGCTGCTGCTGGCCGCCATCGGCCTCGCCATCACCTTCGGTGTGATGGGCGTCATCAACATGGCCCATGGCGAGATGGTGATGCTCGGCGCCTACACCACCTTCGTCGTGCAGGAGGTCATCCGCACGCGCTATCCCGCGCTGTTCGACTACTCGCTTCTGATCGCCGCACCGCTCGCCTTCCTGGTGGCCGGCGCGATCGGCGTGCTGATCGAGCGCACCATCATCCGCTTCCTCTATGGCCGTCCGTTGGAGACGCTGCTCGCCACCTGGGGCCTGTCGCTGATCCTGCAGCAGGCGGTCCGCTCCGCGTTCGGTCCGACCAACCGTGAGGTCGGCAATCCCTCCTGGATGAGCGGCGCGTTCGAGCTGGGGCAGATTACCATCACCTACAATCGGCTCTGGATCCTCTGCTTTACCATGGCCGTGTTCGCGATCCTGCTGGCGATGCTGCGCTACACGGCGCTCGGCCTTGAGATGCGCGCAGTGACGCAGAACCGGCGCATGGCGGCCTCGATGGGCATCGCGACGTCGCGGGTCGATGCGCTGACCTTCGGCCTCGGCTCCGGCATCGCCGGGATTGCCGGGGTGGCGCTGTCGCAGATCGACAATGTCAGCCCGAACCTCGGTCAGAGCTACATCATCGACTCCTTCATGGTCGTGGTGTTCGGCGGCGTCGGCAATCTCTGGGGTACGCTGGTCGGCGCCTTCACGCTCGGCATCGCCAACAAGTTCCTGGAGCCGGTCGCCGGCGCGGTGCTCGGCAAGATCGCGATCCTGGTGCTGATCATCCTTTTCATTCAGAAGCGCCCGCGCGGGCTGTTCGCGCTCAAGGGCCGGGCGGTGGAAGCATGA
- a CDS encoding TadE/TadG family type IV pilus assembly protein, with protein sequence MQFRLLRRFRADHSGVAATEFAFIVPLMLVMFFGTVEFCSAIAVDRKVTLMARTLSDLTSQSTSVGDSDMSNFFAASTGIMYPYSTSPVNATISEIVVDSTGKQATVVWSKGSVPRTTGTTVGIPADLLVANTYLIFSEVSYQYVPTIGYVMAKTGINLSDVAYTRPRQSTCVFYSPKTSCT encoded by the coding sequence ATGCAATTCCGTCTGCTGCGTCGCTTCCGCGCCGATCATAGCGGCGTCGCCGCCACCGAGTTCGCCTTCATCGTGCCGCTGATGCTCGTGATGTTCTTCGGCACGGTGGAGTTCTGCTCGGCGATCGCGGTCGACCGCAAGGTGACCTTGATGGCACGAACGCTGTCGGATCTGACGTCGCAGTCCACATCGGTCGGCGACAGCGACATGTCGAACTTCTTCGCTGCCTCGACCGGCATCATGTATCCGTATTCGACCTCGCCCGTGAATGCGACGATCTCGGAGATCGTGGTGGATTCGACCGGGAAGCAAGCGACGGTCGTGTGGAGCAAGGGGTCAGTGCCGCGGACCACGGGGACCACCGTCGGCATTCCGGCCGATCTTCTGGTCGCCAACACCTATCTGATCTTCAGCGAGGTGAGCTACCAGTACGTTCCGACCATCGGATATGTCATGGCGAAGACCGGTATCAACCTCAGCGACGTCGCCTATACCCGACCGCGGCAGTCGACCTGCGTCTTCTATAGCCCAAAGACAAGCTGCACGTGA